From a single Vitis vinifera cultivar Pinot Noir 40024 chromosome 18, ASM3070453v1 genomic region:
- the LOC100266761 gene encoding laccase-14 yields the protein MELKKKSLVFLLLNVLIRCIASQNVTTFYWVLNETSYTRLCSTKDILTVNGEFPGPAIYRHRGERFNVNVRNEGKYNVTIHWHGVKQPRNPWSDGPNYVTQCPIKPGANFTYEIILSDEEGTLWWHAHSDWSRATVHGPLIILPEQGKGYPFPQPQNEVPIVLASWFKGDVMEIIETALQNGGGPNQSDAFTINGQPGDLYDCSTEGTFKMVVDYGKTYLLRIINAIMNEEMFFMVANHSLTVVGTDGAYIKPINTSYIMITPGQTMDVLITADQSPSYYYMASRAYAVVGAYDNTTTTAIVQYNGNYTPPSTPPLPNLPNYTDTEAAANFTVRLRSLANEDYPVDVPQTVDTHMYITISVNTLPCVNNSCDGPDGSRLASSLNNISFVEPSIDVLQAYYKGINGVYDTDFPNEPPYYFNFTGDDLPDTLLTPERGTKVKVLDYNSNVEIVFQGTNVLNAADNHPIHLHGYSFYVVGNGTGNFDNSTDPTRYNLVDPPEVNTVGVPKNGWVAIRFRADNPGVWFMHCHLERHASWGMDTVLIVKNGTTSSTSMLEPPSYLNPC from the exons ATGGAGTTAAAGAAGAAGAGCTTGGTGTTTCTGCTATTGAATGTGCTCATACGCTGCATTGCCAGCCAGAATGTCACTACCTTCTACTGGGTT CTCAATGAAACTTCATACACTCGGCTGTGTAGCACCAAGGACATCTTGACTGTCAATGGAGAATTTCCAGGGCCAGCTATATATAGGCACAGAGGAGAGAGATTCAACGTAAATGTTCGAAATGAAGGAAAGTACAATGTCACCATTCACTG GCATGGTGTGAAGCAACCAAGGAATCCATGGTCTGATGGACCAAACTACGTGACACAGTGCCCAATCAAACCAGGGGCGAATTTCACTTACGAAATCATTTTGTCAGACGAGGAAGGAACCCTTTGGTGGCATGCCCACAGCGACTGGTCCCGTGCCACTGTCCATGGCCCACTCATTATTCTTCCTGAACAGGGAAAAGGTTACCCATTTCCTCAACCTCAGAACGAAGTTCCCATTGTTTTAG CATCATGGTTTAAAGGAGACGTGATGGAGATCATTGAAACTGCTCTTCAAAATGGTGGAGGACCCAATCAATCCGATGCTTTCACCATTAATGGCCAACCAGGAGATCTTTACGATTGCTCCACAGAAG GGACATTCAAAATGGTGGTTGATTATGGAAAAACTTATCTTCTTCGCATCATCAATGCTATTATGAACGAGGAAATGTTTTTCATGGTTGCAAATCATAGCTTGACTGTTGTGGGAACCGATGGGGCTTACATTAAGCCCATAAACACCAGCTATATCATGATAACCCCAGGACAAACAATGGATGTCCTCATCACGGCGGATCAGTCTCCTAGTTACTATTATATGGCATCTAGGGCATATGCTGTGGTAGGGGCATATGATAATACTACCACAACTGCAATAGTGCAATATAATGGAAACTACACTCCCCCATCAACACCTCCACTTCCCAATCTTCCCAATTATACAGACACTGAGGCAGCAGCCAATTTTACTGTGCGCCTTAGATCCCTAGCCAACGAAGACTACCCAGTAGACGTTCCACAAACTGTGGATACCCATATGTATATCACAATTTCTGTGAACACTTTGCCATGTGTAAACAATTCATGTGATGGGCCCGATGGCTCAAGGCTTGCTTCAAGCTTGAACAACATAAGTTTCGTGGAGCCATCAATCGATGTGTTACAGGCGTACTACAAGGGTATTAACGGTGTTTATGACACCGATTTCCCAAATGAGCCACCttattatttcaatttcacAGGGGACGATTTGCCCGATACTTTATTGACTCCAGAACGGGGGACTAAAGTCAAAGTGTTGGATTATAATTCTAATGTGGAGATAGTGTTCCAAGGGACTAATGTGCTGAATGCAGCGGACAATCATCCAATTCATTTGCATGGGTACAGCTTTTACGTGGTTGGAAATGGTACTGGCAACTTCGACAATAGCACTGATCCGACGAGGTACAATTTGGTTGATCCGCCTGAAGTCAATACCGTTGGAGTCCCCAAGAATGGATGGGTTGCCATCAGATTCAGAGCTGATAATCCAG ggGTATGGTTCATGCATTGTCATTTGGAAAGACATGCTAGCTGGGGCATGGACACTGTTCTAATTGTGAAGAATGGAACCACTTCATCAACTAGTATGCTGGAACCACCTAGTTACTTGAATCCTTGCTGA